Part of the Cytophagia bacterium CHB2 genome, CTGGCATACACGCCGTCCCACCACGCGCCATAACTCTCTGTGCGTTCTTTTGCGCCCGGGAAATAAACCATCGCCCCGTTGACGGAGGGGTGAAGATGATCGAGATGAATGCTGATCAAAATGATATTGGCCGGAGAAACCCCTTGCGCCAAAAGCCGTTCGTAGATCGCGTCGATCAAATTAATCCGCAAATTCAAGGCGACGCGGCTGTCTTCAATAAGATAAGGCGGCGTGACCAGAACATATCTGTGGCGTTTATCGTTATAGCCGTTGCTCATCGCCGCGCGGCCCGGCCGGCTGGACACAAGCGAATGTACAACAACGCCACGCTGTTCCAGCTCGCCTTGCAAGCGGCGCATCAAATCATAGGCAAGATCAGCCTCACGCCAGCCGCGCACCATGGTGCCGGGATCATTTCCGCCATGCCCGGCGTCTAAAATCACGTGCAGCTTTCCGGGGCCGCGCCGCACCTGCGCCAGCGGCGCTTCTTCCTCCTCCGCCGTGAGCAGCGCTTCATCAATCAAACGCAGTGGAATTCGAATCGAGGTGCCCGCCGGTATGGCAGTCTCATCGCGAATGTTATTGATGCGCATAAGCTGCCGCGCGATTTGATTGACCTCATCCGCGTCGACGCGGCCGGTGAATCTCACCACCACCGCGCTATAGAGCGCTTCTCCGCGCCGCAATTTATAAACCCCGAACCATTCTCCGCCAATCTTGCGGAACTTCAGGTCGGGATCGTGCGACACCGGCTTCTCCGCCGCACGCGCGATTGCTGCCGGCGCGCTCAGGGTATCTTGCGGCAACTCCACAAATTCCGCCGAGGAAGGATCGCGCAAAGACTTCGACAACAAATTCGCCGGTATGCGAATTCGTTGTCCGCGGCTCAACGGCGAATGCGAGGGCAGATTGTTCGCCCGTTCGATCTCGGGATACTTATTGCCCTCGCCAGTGAAAATCTCGGCAATCGCCCACATCGTCTCGCCTTTGTGCTGCACAATGTGCACCCAGCCCTCATCGTGCTCGATATCTTGTGGAAATACCTGTTGCAGCGCTTTCTTCTTGGCTTCGTAGTTCAACCATGCAAACGGCGCATCGAGGTATTCTCCTGAATCGGTTTTTACGCTGGCGGCGGGCAATGCTTGCCAGGTGCTGGGATCATGCAAAATGCGTTCGCCCAACGCGCGGCGGCTTTCTTGCGGAACAATTGCCACTTGCACCGCGATACGGTTATCCTTGAATTGCGTCACAATTTTATCTTCGACTTTATCTTCTGTCGCAAGCGGCGCCGCAAAAGAAGTATCAATTTTGGAGATTACCTCGGGGACGATGGCCGGAAGAGATGTGGTATCGGGAATAACGGCAACCTGCGCGCTGTCCGCTTGCGGCGATTGCGTTACCGGCGGGCGTTGATAAGGCTGCAAGCACCCGAGTAAAAAACCGGCGTACAATAGAACGAGGCGGGCGCGAAAATGTAAGCACATTACCTGAGACACGATGCTGCGGGGCTCATCCATGATTTTGCCATCCTTGCGGTTTCGTTTTCATCCTTGAAAACGTTAAGGGCTACACTGATTTTCAGACAAGCTGAAAATCGAAGCTCTTCGAGCGGCTTTGAAAACTTCGCCCACAGTAGAAGTAGAACTGCCACAGAAAGAAAAGCCTTTTCAGTGGAATTTCAGTGGGCGAAACACTTTCAGAATTTTATTCTATGTTTGAATAGGTAATCCGCCTAAGCCTTGTGCCGGAGTTGCTGAATAAAATCCGCGAGATAATTTTGCCACTCCGTCTCATTTTTGTAAAACTTGATGATTAAATAAGGGTCGGTGTTGCCGGTTAAAATGCGGGTGAGAAAAACGCCCTCTTCACATAAACACAAAACCGGCTTGGGCTGCCGCAGGGCCATCGCAATCTCATAGCCAACCCCCAGCGAGGGCGTGCTCACCTCCGCGATCAGACCATCACACAACGCAATCAAACTCATGTCACGCTTAAAAATTTCTTGCGCGTTCAAATTCGCTTCGCGATGCAACACTTGTGCATGCGCGACATGCTCGGTCAAAACCTCCAAGCCAGATTCCTTCAGAAAATTCACGATCTTGTAATAAAGCGGCTGGCGGTCACGCCCGCCGCTGATCGCTGCGGAGAAATAGATTTTCATCACGATCACAGAATTGAGAATTTCCGCTTAAATAACTTGTCCAAATCTCAAACCGCGAAGGGACTCGAATAAACGCAAATTTTAAGATTGGCGACTATTCGCGTTTACTCGCGGTTTCAAGAATGAGCAAATTATTTAAATAGCGCTCCCTAGCACTACACCGTTAAGTGCACAATGTTTTCTCCCGAAGGCCAACTTGATGACCCCAACGGGGTCGCATGTAATAGCCCACGGGCAGCGCCCTGGGAACCGATAAAATCTATCGTATCTAGCCCTGAAGGGGCGGCATTCCTGACGTGGTTCTATGGCGCCCCGCTGGGGCTTGGTGATATCTCATGATTACCGATTTCCCAGGGCGTTGCCCTTCGCTTTTACATTTCGCCCCTTTGTTGGGGCTATTCGTCTGTGCCATAGGATTCGACTTAACGTTGTAGTACCAGAAATCACGGCAGCGCCTGCAAGACTTCATGAATTTCCGCGTCCGTCATGTTGCGGCTCATGGTTTTGGCCTTGTTGAAAATCGCGTCGATGCGTTCACGCGCCGGCGCGATGCCCTGGCTTTTGAGCCAGTAAATCACATTGGACTCGCCGCTCATGTGGCCGATTTCGATTTCCTGTTTGCGGCCGAACCAACCCGCCGGCACACCGGAATAAACCAAATCCGCAAGCCAATCCTGGCCTTTGTTGTGTGCTTTGATGATCGCCGCCGCATGCACGCCGGTGCCGGTGCGAAAGGCGTCGCGGCCAAACACAGGGTAATTCGGCGGAATCGGAACTTCACAGGCGCGCGACACGGTATCGCAATACTCTTGCAGCGCCGTCAAATCATTGTCAATCCAGCCCAGCAGCTTGCAATTCACCAGAATGTGATCGAGCGGCGCATTGCCCACCCGCTCGCCCACGCCGAGAATCGTGCCGTGCACGCGATCGGCACCCGCTTCAATTGCAGCCAGCGTGTTGATGATGGCCATGCCGCGATCGCGATGGCCATGCCAATCGACTTTCACCTCGGGATTAATCGCATGCACGGTCTCGCGCACGAATTTTACCAAAGCCCTGACGCCGTTCGGCGTCGCGTGGCCCACGGTATCACACACAACCACGCGCGTTGCGCCGCAACGCACCGCCGTGGCATAAAGCAGCTTCACGTCTTCAGGATGCGAGCGAATGGTATCTTCGGTGACGAACATCGAGGGTAAACC contains:
- a CDS encoding LysM peptidoglycan-binding domain-containing protein, producing MDEPRSIVSQVMCLHFRARLVLLYAGFLLGCLQPYQRPPVTQSPQADSAQVAVIPDTTSLPAIVPEVISKIDTSFAAPLATEDKVEDKIVTQFKDNRIAVQVAIVPQESRRALGERILHDPSTWQALPAASVKTDSGEYLDAPFAWLNYEAKKKALQQVFPQDIEHDEGWVHIVQHKGETMWAIAEIFTGEGNKYPEIERANNLPSHSPLSRGQRIRIPANLLSKSLRDPSSAEFVELPQDTLSAPAAIARAAEKPVSHDPDLKFRKIGGEWFGVYKLRRGEALYSAVVVRFTGRVDADEVNQIARQLMRINNIRDETAIPAGTSIRIPLRLIDEALLTAEEEEAPLAQVRRGPGKLHVILDAGHGGNDPGTMVRGWREADLAYDLMRRLQGELEQRGVVVHSLVSSRPGRAAMSNGYNDKRHRYVLVTPPYLIEDSRVALNLRINLIDAIYERLLAQGVSPANIILISIHLDHLHPSVNGAMVYFPGAKERTESYGAWWDGVYA
- a CDS encoding deoxyribonucleoside 5'-monophosphate N-glycosidase, which translates into the protein MKIYFSAAISGGRDRQPLYYKIVNFLKESGLEVLTEHVAHAQVLHREANLNAQEIFKRDMSLIALCDGLIAEVSTPSLGVGYEIAMALRQPKPVLCLCEEGVFLTRILTGNTDPYLIIKFYKNETEWQNYLADFIQQLRHKA
- a CDS encoding 2-isopropylmalate synthase; its protein translation is MTSLNEHDLIYDWNKHEGHFKPSKPVEFDDETLRDGLQSPSVTDPPIAEKFGMLHLMHRLGIQAANIGLPGAGPRARADVLALAQEIVNNKLNIFPNCAARTVEADIIPIVETAQRVGMAIEAATFLGSSPIRQFAENWDIAFLQRTVEKAVSFVVKHGLPSMFVTEDTIRSHPEDVKLLYATAVRCGATRVVVCDTVGHATPNGVRALVKFVRETVHAINPEVKVDWHGHRDRGMAIINTLAAIEAGADRVHGTILGVGERVGNAPLDHILVNCKLLGWIDNDLTALQEYCDTVSRACEVPIPPNYPVFGRDAFRTGTGVHAAAIIKAHNKGQDWLADLVYSGVPAGWFGRKQEIEIGHMSGESNVIYWLKSQGIAPARERIDAIFNKAKTMSRNMTDAEIHEVLQALP